The following DNA comes from Kitasatospora sp. NBC_01287.
CTGCTGCGCACCTGGATGTACCTGTCCGGCGTCATGTACACCATCTCGGACCACGTCAAGAACTGGCCGCACTGGGTGCAGATGATCGCCCAGGCCAACCCTGCCTCCGTGTACATGGAGCTGGTGCGGCACGCGATGATCCCGAGCATCTACAGCAAGCACAAGTACCCCAGTAATCACCTGACCATGCCGCCGCACATCTGGGCGATGGCCACGGGCTGGGCTGTCGTGGCCTTCGTGATCGGCTATGTGTTCTTCTGGAAGGCCGAAGAGGAGTACGGACGTGGCTGACACCATCACGAAGTCCGATGAGGAGATGACCAAGGAGGAGCGGGCTGCAGCCCGCCGGGAGCGTGACGTCCGCGCGGTCGAGGCCGCCAAGGAGACCCGCACCCCCACCGTGGTCGTCGACGACGTGCACATCGTCTACAAGGTGCACGGCGCCTCCGCCGGCAAGGGCAGCGCCACCTCGGCTCTCTCCCGCCTGATCTCCCGCAAGCGCTCGCCCGCGATCACCGAGGTGCACGCGGTGCGCGGCGTCAGCTTCACCGCGTACAAGGGTGAGGCGGTCGGCCTGATCGGCTCCAACGGCTCGGGCAAGTCGACCCTGCTGTCGGCGATCGCCGGCCTGCTGCCGACCGAGAAGGGCGGCATTTACACGCACGGCCAGCCCTCGCTGCTCGGCGTGAACGCGGCCCTGATGGACGACCTGACCGGTGAGCGCAACGTGGTGCTCGGCTGCCTGGCGATGGGCATGAGCCCGGCCCAGGTGAAGGAGCGCTACCCGAACATCGTCGACTTCTCGGGCATCAACGAGAAGGGCGAGTTCATCAACCTGCCCATGCGCACCTACTCCTCCGGTATGGCCGCCCGCCTGCGCTTCTCCATCGCGGCGGCCAAGACCCATGACGTGCTGCTGATCGACGAGGCCCTGTCCACCGGTGACCAGGCCTTCCAGCGCCGCAGCGAGGCCCGCATCCGTGAGCTGCGCAAGGAGGCCGGTACGGTCTTCCTGGTCAGCCACAACAACAACGCGATCCGGGACACCTGCGAGCGGACCGTCTGGATCGAGACCGGCAAGCTGATCATGGACGGTCCGACCGACGAGGTCGTCGGCATGTACGAGCGCGGCGAGCGCCCGTAGGGCCGCACCGTAGCCGGCCCGCAGAGCCGGTGTCCGAAAACGCGCGAGCGTTTCGGGCACCGGCTCTGGCATTGTTGCCCTCGGCAACGAGGTGATCCTCCGGCTCCCATCGGGGGCCGGCCTCGGCGCGTGCCCTGCGTTCACGCCCCCGCGTGTGCGCCGGGAGGGTGAGGGGGGTCGGCGCGCCGGGGGGTGGTCTTTTCGGCGAGCGGCCGGAAGTGAAAGGCTGAGGGCCGGGAGCGGCCCAGCCTGCGGGGGAGCGTGTCCGAAT
Coding sequences within:
- a CDS encoding ABC transporter ATP-binding protein yields the protein MADTITKSDEEMTKEERAAARRERDVRAVEAAKETRTPTVVVDDVHIVYKVHGASAGKGSATSALSRLISRKRSPAITEVHAVRGVSFTAYKGEAVGLIGSNGSGKSTLLSAIAGLLPTEKGGIYTHGQPSLLGVNAALMDDLTGERNVVLGCLAMGMSPAQVKERYPNIVDFSGINEKGEFINLPMRTYSSGMAARLRFSIAAAKTHDVLLIDEALSTGDQAFQRRSEARIRELRKEAGTVFLVSHNNNAIRDTCERTVWIETGKLIMDGPTDEVVGMYERGERP